The Scyliorhinus torazame isolate Kashiwa2021f chromosome 29, sScyTor2.1, whole genome shotgun sequence genome includes the window tgcagaataaagggattaagggttatggtgttcaggccggaaagtggagctgagtccacaaaagatcagccatgatctcattgaatggtggagcaggctcgaggggacagatggccgactcctgctcctagttcttatgttcttatgtcggcgtgggtttcctcccacacgtcccgaaagacgtgctgttaggtgaattggacattctgaattctccctctgtgtacccgaacaggcgccggagtgtggcgactaggggcttttcacagtaacttcattgcagtgtttgtaAGCCTACTTAACCGCAGATTGCACCACTTCACAGGCCCGAGACCTgacacttttgcggcctggtggagaccgtggagcacaATTATGTTGTCTGTccgaggctgcactccctttttgatttcttgacaacgttgttgttgaggttttcgttgcatttcagccccacgctcctgatctacggacatccggtgcggaggggggcggggaaggtggaggacctccttgtgaacttgCTCCTGGGACTGGCCGAACTTgccatttctaggtccaggcagcgggcgaccgagggggtcatccAGTCTGACTGGCTGCCCATCTTCCGCAGCCTCGTTTgctgccgggtgtccctggagcgggagcatccACGGGCGCACTCGAGGCCTCCTGCGCTCGGTGGGCTTCTCGACCCCAATTCTCACGCTTTGATTTAACGGGTTTGGCTAAGTTTTTGTTTTCCTTCTTGTTCTTTTTGGGCCGTGCTCTGCTCGTTGTTTTGTAGCACCTCCCTTTTAAATTTTTTTCCATCAGTTACTTTTACTTAGTTTACACACCGAACATTACGCCAGCCAGTATAAGTGGTGGATGCCGGATTAACTCCTGCTGCATATAAATAAATGTAGCAGGTCTTCAaccaaaaaccaaaacacacatgAAAAAAACAAAgaactcacaaaaacagaaaaaacAAACTCTTTCTTTTTGCCTTTTCGGCCCTAAATTATAgtttaggatgaatgtgctaaattgggggaaggctaattataacaatattaggcgggaactgaagaacctagattgggggcggatgtttgagggcaaatcaacatctgacatgtgggaggctttcaagtggcagttgaaaggaattcaggaccggcatgttcctgtgaggaagaaggataaatatggcaattttcgggaaccttggatgacgagtgatattgtaggcctcgtcaaaaagaaaaaggaagcatttgtcagggctaaaaggctgggaacagacgaagcctgcgaggaatataaggaaagtgggaagaaacttaagcaaggagtcaggagggctagaaggggtcacgaaaagtcattggcaaataggtttaaggaaaatcccaaggctttttacacgtacataaaaagcaagagggtagccagggaaagggttggcccactgaaggataggcaagggaatctatgtgtggagccagaggaaatgggcgaggtactaaatgaatactttgcatcagtattcaccaaagagaaggaattggtagatgttgagtctggagaagggggtgtagatagcctgggtcacattgtgatccaaaaagacgaggtgttgggtgtcttaaaaaatattaaggtagataagtccccagggcctgatgggatctaccccagaatactgaaggaggctggagaggaaattgctgaggccttgacagaaatctttggatcctcgctgtcttcaggggatgtcccggaggactggagaatagccaatgttgttcctctgtttaagaagggtagcaaggataatcccgggaactacaggccggtgagccttacttcagtggtagggaaattactggagagaattcttcgagacaggatctactcccatttggaagcaaatggacgtattagtgagaggcagcacggttttgtgaaagggaggtcgtatctcactaacttgatagagtttttcgaggaggtcactaagatgattgatgcaggtagggcagtggatgttgtctatatggacttcagtaaggcctttgacaaggtccctcatggtagactagtacaaaaggtgaagtcacacgggatcaggggtgagctggcaaggtggatacagaactggctaggccatagaaggcagagagtagcaatggaaggatgcttttctcattggagggctgtgacctgtggtgttccacagggatcagtgctgggacctttgctctttgtagtatatataaatgatttggagtaaaatgtaactggtctgattagtaagtttgcagacgacacaaaggttggtggaattgcggatatcgatgaggagtgtcggaggatacagcaggatttagattgtttggagacttgggcggagagatggcagatgtagtttaatccggacaaatgtgaggtaatgcattttggaaggtctaatgcaggtagggaatatacagtgattggtagaaccctcaagagtattgaaagtcaaagaggtctaggagtacaggtccacaggtcattgaaaggggcaacacaggtggagaaggtagtcaagaaggcatacggcatgcttgacttcattggccggggcattgagtataagaattggcaagtcatgttgcagctgtatagaaccttagttaggccacacttggagtatagtgttcaattctggtcgccacactaccagaaggatgtggaggctttagagagggtgcagaagagatttatcagaatgttgcctggtatggagggcattagctatgaggagcggttgaataaacttggtttgttctcactggaatgaaggaggttgaggggagacctgatagaggtctgcaaaattatgaggggcatagacagagtggatagtcagaggcttttccccggggtagaggggtcaattactagggggcataggtttaaggtgagagggacaaggtttagagtagatgtacgaggcaagttttttatgcagagggtagtgggtgcctggaactcgctaccggaggaggtggtggaagcagggacgatagggacatttaagaggcatcttgacaaatacatgaataggatgggaatagaaggatacggacccaggaagtgtagaagattgtagtttagtcgggcagcatggtcggcacgggcttggagggccgaagggcctgttcctgtgctgtacatttctttgttcttttgtatagTAGTTAGactttgttaatgtaagcctacttgtgacaataataaagattacaggttaggcaggttcaatccaggctttccaaagggaattggattattattggAAAGGAGAATGCACAGAGTGGTGATTTACAGAAAGGGCCAGCAGGgtgacaatgggctgaatggcctcctcctgtacccaATCAGAATGGAGGACATGCGGGACATTCCGGGCGGAATGCGGGCTGCTCTCCCGGAGATTCCCAGGTGTTGCCATTTCTTTTTCCGGTGACGTCGAGAAAGGGGCCGGTTCGTGATTGGCTGTCGGTGACGTCAGGGCCGGCTATAAAGGCGGGGCTCCGGGGCCGGAGCAGCATTTCACCGAGAGACACACCGAGAACacaccagagacagagacagagagagagagacagacagagccgcACCGAGAGCCCGAGAGCGGAGCCCGAGAGCGGAGAGAGAGCCCGAGAGCGGAGCCCGAGAGCGGAGcccgagagcggagagagaggcaccGAGAGCAGAGCCGCAGAGAGACGGAGATGCGCcgcacccacacctcccaccccggcaGCACAACCTTCTGGAATTGGCTTCCACCGGCTGACAAGAAGCAGCAACAGGTACGCGGGGGAGGGGACCGCTCGTCTCTTCTAGCacaggctggatgggccgaatgacctcttgctGAGCTGTGATTCTGTCTGAAGATAGAGGGTCTGGGTTGATTGTTAAAAATAATCGATTTGCCTCTTTCTGCTCCAGATCAGTCTCGAGTTCCTGCCATGGCCCCAGGTGTGGCAGCAGTGATGGTGGGCAACCTGCTGGATCCTGACTGCCGTAAACCACACCTGGCACAGGTAGAGCAGAAGAGCGGCTTCAGCCACCATCCGTCTAGTCCGAGCAGCAATGGCATGGCAGCTGTGGGAAGCAGACAGACTAACGGTCACCTCCAGAAGGATCATCTTGACCCCTTGCCTGGGGGCGGAGGAGTTGCTCTCCTTAACCTGCTGATCCTACCTGGTGACTCCTGGACGGTGGGTGAAGGAGACCAGATGGAGTCTGACCATCAGAAAGACGTTCCATCCATTTGCACAAATCCATTCATTCTGTCCATCACCATGGAGCAGACGGGCTGGTCCCGAGACCGGTCATTGGATCAGGAAGATGAGCAGTCTCTTTCTGATTGGCTCAGTGACCCTGAGGAGAGTGATTGGTCTGTCCAAAGTGAAGATGATTCATCAGGTGATGAACAGGAGAATGATGAAAATGAAGCCAATGACCTTTGGGACTCTTTTTTTGACCATGATCCCTACAATCTTATGAACTTTTCCTCCTCCACTGGGCACCAGTCTATGGACCACAAGAAACCTGCTGTAGACTCTGAAAATGATAAACTGAGGGATTCATATTTTCAAAACACTGATCCTTGTAACCCACTGAATACCTCTGTCCACACTGTGACTAACGGAGCCACTGACAACAGAATAATGGATGGTGTCCAGAACACTGAGATGTTGGAGGAGGCGACAGCAGCCAGTCCCAGCCTCTGTGAAACCAAAGACTGCTCAACACCAACCGTGAAACAAGGAGCCTGTCCACTGCAGGAAAAAACTCTCAAAAAGGTGGGTTTCTGTGATCCGAGAGGCACTTAATTCGCCCTCATGAGTTACCATCCAGGCTTTAAAACTGATTGGGAGATGCTACAGCATCTGGCTGACTTGTTTCTATGCAAGTAatgataacaatctttattattgtcacaagtaggcttacattaacactgcaatgaagttactgtgacaatccctgagttgccacattctggcacctgttcgggtacacttgagggagaattcagaatgtccaattcacttaacagcacgtctttcgggacttgtgggaggaaacccacgcagacacggggaaaatgtgcagactccacacagacagtgacccaagcctggtatctaatctgggtccctggagctgtgaagtgggaAAATTCTGTGGCAATTCATTAAAATGTATTCCTGTCCTggccagcatggtggcacagtggttagcactgctgcctcatggcactgaggacccgggttcgatcccagccccgggtcattgtggagtttgcacatcctccccgtgtctcggTGGGTCTCACcttcagaacccaaagatgtgcagggtaggtggattgaccacgctaaattgcaccttaattggaaaaaaataattgggcactctaaattatatatttttaaatgtaTTGCTGTCCTAtcactgaggaaggagctgtgctccgaaagctagtgattccaaacacacctgttggactttaacctggtgttgtaagacttctatcaGCTGAGGACTGCCTGTGGAAAAGGCTATCCAGCCCTACCCCAAAGAACAGGGGCTGGTACAGAgggaaatacttgtagtaatttttTGGCTGACTCAATGGTGTTGGAATGAGTGACTCGGCTGATGTAATGTTGTGGTAACGTAACCTGCTAGTGACTCAGACTGCATGACCTCATTCTGATTCTCACGTTGAACACTTCCTGCCTTGATAGAACCAGCATCAGAAGCAggtctctttctcttttttcccccccccccccgcctgcctttCCAGCACAGCCTATGGTTGGGGTTTGGTCCTGGCTGGGCTAACATGCAAGCAGTCAAATCCTGTCTCATGCAGCCACTAGATTGAGAGATGATTCATATTAAAAAGTGACCATTTATCTCCTCCAGGTCCGATTCTCTCCTGTGGTCACTGTGCACCGGATGATAGTGTGGGGTTTTGCCTATCGAGCAGCACGGAAGGGTTCGTGGGAACAGTGTGCACGGGATCGAAGTAGGTTCCAGCGCCGCATCGTGGAGACTGAAGCGGTGATTGCCTCGTGTTTTGAACGTGACCATAGGGAAGCTGTGTGGAGAAAACTTTCTGCTGTTTAAACCATAAACCAAACTGGCcagacctgtggatgtagaaaccaGGGAGGAAGACCGTCGATGTAAAGGCTAATTAATTATCATGCTAAGGTGGCAAAAGTCTTCACAATGCAAACATTTTTGGTAATTGTGGTTTTATTTGATTGTTCAGTCCAGTTGTGTGGACAATATGAAGGTTTGAATAATTGTCAATAAATTCTTTGACTGATTTTGTTCTGGTCCTTGTCACGAGGGAATCTGTACCTGGGGTGGGAATGATGCCATAAGTAGTCTTCCAACAGCTCCAGGTAAGCTCCACTCATTTGCTGCTCAGGAGTGGATATTACAGTGTGGTGTGTTTGACTTATATAATCAGTAATAACCCAGTCTCTTTATTTTACAAATGTTCATTAATCAAAATACACAATTCTCTCAGCTTTGCAATAAAATGCTCAAAATAAGGTGATTTTCAGATTCTGCAGGGCCCGGTTGAGGAGAGCGAGACATTCAATCTCCTTCAGCAGAAACTTCTACATTTCCATAATTTATCTACAGGTTAAATTAATTTGTAAAATATTACAATATCCTAGTAGTGAGTAAAGCAGACAAGCCCAATCATTCCTGACCATCATGCTGAGTCAGAGCTGTTTACACTGATCACGCACCAACTCGGACAATCTTTACATGCAATataaacaaggacacccaggtactTTAGCCGAGTTGGGTATCACAGCAGCCCCTTGCTCACATGAACATCATGGGTTTGAACCCAAGGATGGAGAACAATTGCACTGCTATCCATTCCCTATTTCATATATTCATAGGTAGTTTATAAAGCTAAACACTGAACTCAAAGGGTGTGAGGAGTTCTGGCTCTCAATCTGAATTAATCCTTTGGAAAGGATGATGACTCCAATCCTCTGATTATTGGGAGAGTCTGGCTGCATCTGGCTGCTTCTCTCCACGGTTTGGATCATGGCTGAGTGACTCTGTCTGGTCACCTTGGTGGGGTGCATGTTCCAGTGTCTCCACCTCTGGCTGCACCTGGGCTGGTTCATTCACCGGAGCTCGTACGTCTGGAAAAACAGAAAATTAACAATTTACCAAAGACTCAGAAAATCACTCCTCATTCCCACCAAAGAAATTAGACGCAGGAAACCTGGCCCAGCGGTGTCAACATTATCATCGTCCTCCAAGGCCATCCCTCACtatcaaggaggggggggggggagaaagagaggagagaaaaGAGTCCGGTGgatgatgtgggggggtggggcggggaaagAGAGTCCGGTGGACGACTCTTCGGTTTCACTTCTGCACTTGCCCAATGAAGGCTCTCGATGAATTGGCTGCCTTCCCGAAATCAACCTTCTCTACTTTGGACAGACACAAGCCAGGGTCTCCCATGAATCTGTGGCATGTTCAATCTCTTCCGGGAAGCTTTGAGGACAACGTTTTTCCGTCGTCCTGGGAATTTGCAGTTCTGGAGTCTGGAGAATGTCGGCGGCCCAGCAGAGCTGGTTTTCAGCGAGTGGAACCTCAATGTCGGGTAAGTTAGCTTAGGAGAGGATGCTGCTCTCTGGCCTTCTTGCCACCGATGTTACTATAAAACCTCCAGAACTACCCCTCCTCTGATGCCAAGGCTAAACCAACCCACTATTAACCTAAACCACAATGGTTTCTCCGTTGTGGCAGTCTTACCCAGTAGAGAAGGAATCTGCAATCCTTTCCTGCCCTCCGTGACTGAGGGGCGAAAGGAATTGAAGAGGGTAGAgatgaagaggggggggaagaagggagatgaagaggggggggggggggagagagagatgaagaggggggggagagagatgaagaggggggggagagagatgaagagcgggggggagagagatgaagaggggggggagagatgaagagggggggagagagatgaagagggggggagagagatgaagagggggggagagagatgaagagggggggagagagatgaagagggggggagagatgaagaggggggaagagagatgaagagggggaagagagatgaagaggggggaagagagatgaagagggggggagagagatgaagagggggggagagagatgaagagggggagagatgaagaggggggagagatgaagagggggggagagatgaagaggggggagagatgaagaggggggggagagatgaagaggggggagagatgaagagggaagagatgaagagggggggagagatgaagagggggggagagatgaagagggggggagagatgaagaggggggagagagatgaaggggggagagagatgaagagggggagagagatgaagagggggggagagagatgaagaggggggagagagatgaagaggggggagagagatgaagaggggggagagagatgaagaggggggggagagagatgaagagggggggcagagagatgaagagggggggcagagagatgaagagggggggcagagagatgaagagggggggcagagagatgaagaggggggggggaagagagagacgaaGAGGCAAATGGCTGATCAGTTtaggtttcgaattccacattaaaTCCCCACGCCCCCAATAGCCCTTGATTCCCCAGCCTAACAACTGACCCACATCCAGCTCCTCCTGTACGCACTGCCCTCACTCGCACCTTTTTCTTACATGTGCCCGGGATGCCCTCAGtctcatccccatccccaccctccgcctGACCCGGAGCCTTGcccccaccctcagcctcacccgCCGCCTCACTCACACAGCCGTACCTGCAGGTGCCTCTGGTGGTTGGAACTTCAGTTTGCCTCCAGGTCCCTCTGGGGGGGCTTCAACTTTCTGCTGGGATTTTTTCTGTTCCATCTGCAACAAGGCCTAGAGTCACAAACAGTGAGaacaactcagtaaaccccgatcccaacaccaacaccgcgcagagtaactcagtaaaccccgatcccaacaccgacactgcgcagagtaactcagtaaaccccgatcccaacaccgacacggcgcagagtaactcagtaaacccagatcccaacaccacgcagagtaactcagtaaaccccgatcccaacaccaacaccgcgcagagtgactcagtaaaccccgatcccaacaccgacaccgcgcagagtaactcagtaaaccccgatcccaacaccgacacggcgcagagtaactcagtaaaccccgatcccaacaccgacactgcgcagagtaactcagtaaaccccgatcccaacaccgacacggcgcagagtaactcagtaaaccccgatcccaacaccgacaccgcgcagagtaactcagtaaacccagatcccaacaccgcgcagagtaactcagtaaacccagatcccaacaccgacaccgcgcagagtaactcagtaaaccccgatcccaacaccaacaccgcgcacagtaactcagtaaaccccgatcccaacaccgacaccgcgcagagtaactcagtaaaccccgatcccaacaccgacaccgcgcagagtaactcagtaaacccagatcccaacaccgcgcagagtaactcagtaaaccccgatcccaacaccgcgcagagtaactcagtaaacccagatcccaacaccgacaccgcgcagagtaactcagtaaaccccgatcccaacaccaacaccgcgcacagtaactcagtaaaccccgatcccaacaccgacaccgcgcagagtaactcagtaaaccccgatcccaacaccaacaccgcgcacagtaactcagtaaaccccgatcccaacaccgacaccgcgcagagtaactcagtaaaccccgatcccaacaccgacacggcgcagagtaactcagtaaaccccgatcccaacaccgacaccgcgcagagtaactcagtaaacccagatcccaacaccgacaccgcgcagagtaactcagtaaaccccgatcccaacaccaacaccgcgcacagtaactcagtaaaccccgatcccaacaccgacaccgcgcagagtaactcagtaaaccccgatcccaacaccgacaccgcgcagagtaactcagtaaacccagatcccaacaccgacaccgcgcagagtaactcagtaaaccccgatcccaacaccgacacggcgcagagtaactcagtaaaccccgatcccaacaccgacactgcgcagagtaactcagtaaaccccgatcccaacaccgacacggcgcagagtaactcagtaaaccccgatcccaacaccgacaccgcgcagagtaactcagtaaaccccgatcccaacaccgacaccgcgcagagtaactcagtaaacccagatcccaacaccacgcagagtaactcagtaaaccccgatcccaacaccgacaccgcgcagagtaactcagtaaaccccgatcccaacaccgacaccgcgcagagtaactcagtaaaccccgatcccaacaccgacacggcgcagagtaactcagtaaaccccgatcccaacaccgacaccgcgcacagtaactcagtaaacccagatcccaacaccgacaccgcgcacagtaactcagtaaaccccgatcccaacaccgacaccgcgcagagtaactcagtaaaccccgatcccaacaccaacaccgcgcagagtaactcagtaaaccccgatcccaacaccgacaccgcgcagagtaactcagtaaacccagatcccaacaccgacaccgcgcagagtaactcagtaaaccccgatcccaacaccgacacggcgcagagtaactcagtaaaccccgatcccaacaccgcgcaaagtaactcagtaaaccccgatcccaacaccgacaccgcgcagagtaactcagtaaaccccgatcccaacaccgacaccgcgcagagtaactcagtaaaccccgatcccaacaccgacaccgcgcagagtaactcagtaaaccccgatcccgacaccgacaccgcgcagagtaactcagtaaaccccgatcccaacaccgacacggcgcagagtaactcagtaaaccccgatcccaacaccgcgcaaagtaactcagtaaaccccgatcccaacaccgacaccgcgcagagtaactcagtaaaccccgatcccaacaccgacaccgcgcagagtaactcagtaaaccccgatcccaacaccgacacggcgcagagtaactcagtaaaccccgatcccaacaccgcgcaaagtaactcagtaaaccccgatcccaacaccgacaccgcgcagagtaactcagtaaaccccgatcccaacaccgacaccgcgcagagtaactcagtaaacccagatcccaacaccgacacggcgcagagtaactcagtaaaccccgatcccaacaccgacaccgcgcaaagtaactcagtaaaccccgatcccaacaccgacaccgcgcagagtaactcagtaaaccccgatcccaacaccgcgcagagtaactcagtaaaccccgatcccaacaccgacaccgcgcaaagtaactcagtaaaccccgatcccaacaccgacaccgcgcagagtaactcagtaaaccccgatcccaacaccgcgcagagtaactcagtaaaccccgatcccaacaccgacaccgcgcagagtaactcagtaaaccccgatcccgacaccgcgcagagtaactcagtaaaccccgatcccaacaccgacacggcgcagagtaactcagtaaaccccgatcccaacaccgacacggcgcagagtaactcagtaaaccccgatcccaacaccgcgcagagtaactcagtaaaccccgatcccaacaccgacactgcgcagagtaactcagtaaaccccgatcccaacaccgacaccgcgcaaagtaactcagtaaaccccgatcccaacaccgacaccgcgcagagtaactcagtaaaccccgatcccaacaccgacaccgcgcagagtaactcagtaaaccccgatcccaacaccgacaccgcgcagagtgactcagtaaacccagatcccaacaccgacaccgcgcagagtaactcagtaaaccccgatcccaacaccgacactgcgcagagtaactcagtaaaccccgatcccaacaccgacacggcgcagagtaactcagtaaacccagatcccaacaccacgcagagtaactcagtaaacccagatcccaacaccgacactgcgcagagtaactcagtaaaccccgatcccaacaccaacaccgcgcagagtgactcagtaaaccccgatcccaacaccgacaccgcgcagagtaactcagtaaaccccgatcccaacaccgacacggcgcagagtaactcagtaaaccccgatcccaacaccgacactgcgcagagtaactcagtaaaccccgatcccaacaccgacacggcgcagagtaactcagtaaaccccgatcccaacaccgacaccgcgcagagtaactcagtaaacccagatcccaacaccgacaccgcgcagagtaactcagtaaaccccgatcccaacaccaacaccgcgcacagtaactcagtaaaccccgatcccaacaccgacaccgcgcagagtaactcagtaaaccccgatcccaacaccaacaccgcgcacagtaactcagtaaaccccgatcccaacaccgacaccgcgcagagtaactcagtaaaccccgatccc containing:
- the LOC140404098 gene encoding protein phosphatase 1 regulatory subunit 15B-like encodes the protein MAPGVAAVMVGNLLDPDCRKPHLAQVEQKSGFSHHPSSPSSNGMAAVGSRQTNGHLQKDHLDPLPGGGGVALLNLLILPGDSWTVGEGDQMESDHQKDVPSICTNPFILSITMEQTGWSRDRSLDQEDEQSLSDWLSDPEESDWSVQSEDDSSGDEQENDENEANDLWDSFFDHDPYNLMNFSSSTGHQSMDHKKPAVDSENDKLRDSYFQNTDPCNPLNTSVHTVTNGATDNRIMDGVQNTEMLEEATAASPSLCETKDCSTPTVKQGACPLQEKTLKKVRFSPVVTVHRMIVWGFAYRAARKGSWEQCARDRSRFQRRIVETEAVIASCFERDHREAVWRKLSAV